CGGCGGCCGGCCTGCTGCGTCCTTCGCCAAGCGGCTGATGCTGCCTGTCAGCAACGACACGCTGTTGCGCGTCGTACGGCGGCGGGCGCGGTCCGGGGTCGGTGCTTTGAACGTGATCGGCATCGACGATTGGGCCTTCCGCCGCAATCATCGCTACGGGACGATCGTCTGCGATCTGGAACGTCGGCGCGTGGTGGCGCTCTTGCCCGATCGCGAGAGAGCGACCATCGAGGCTTGGCTCGGCGACCATCCAGAGATCCAGATCGTCTCGCGCGATCGTGGCGGCGGATACGGTGAGGCGGCCGCGAAAGCATTGCCCCGTGCCCTCCAGGTTGCCGATCGCTGGCACCTCTTCGAGAACGCCAGCGCCGCATTCCTTGATGCCGTGCGCAAATCGATGCGGGCAATCAGAACGGCGATCGGCGCGACGACAATCAACCCGGACTTGCTCACCTGCGCGGAGAAGCTTCAATACGAAGGGTATCTTCGTCGCGAGGAGACCAACGCCGACATCATGGCGCTCGTCAGGGACGGGATGGCGATCAAGCAGATCGTCCGCCAGACGGGCCATAGTCGCGGCCTCGTTCGCCAGGTCATCCGAGGCCAAAGGACCGACGTGTTCCGTGTCCGACAAAGCTCCCTCGACGCTCATCTGCCTTGGCTCGATGCGCAATGGGAGAGCGGATGTCGCAAGGGCGCAGAGTTGTGGCGGCGCATGCGGGACCGCGGCTATCGCGGCTCGGAACGCGTGGTGCGGGAATGGGCGACACGGCGTCGCCGCGCGGAGACCGCCTCCGATCAGCACTTACGGAAGGTGCCGTCGGCGAGGACGATCGCCAGGCTGTTGACCATGGCCCGCAATCACCTGAGCAAGGCAGAAAGCGTCACCGTGGCCGCAATCGAAGCAGGCGTCATCGCGCTCACCGAGGCGCGCACGCTCGTCGAGCGCTTCCACAGCATGATCCGCATGAAGGTCGAGGCCGATCTTGATGCGTGGCTCACCGAAGCGGGTACGAGCCTTCTCGCGTCCTTCGCGGCCGGGATCACCAAGGGCAAGGCCGCCGTCCGCGCTGCGATCGTCGAGCCCTGGTCGAATGGCCAGACTGAGGGGCAGATCAACAAGCTCAAGATGATCAAACGACAGATGTACGGTAGGGCAAAGATCGACCTGCTCGAGGCGAGGCTGATCGGAGCGGTCTGAAGCACATCATCGAGATTGCGTCAGACCCAAACTTGGACGCCGATCAGGGGTCAACATTGCGAGCCGATTGACAGCCGTTCGACGGCACGATCCATGAGCTCGCGGAGCTTTGGCAGGTCGAGTGCCTGCGGGTAGAATGCCAGCTGCCCCCCGGATTGGAAGATCACCCAGAACTCTCCGTGCGGGTCCGCGGTGCGTTCGGGCGGCGGCTTCATGAGCTGCCGCCGCGTCGCTCCGCGACAGGGCTTTTACGCCCTGCCGCCTGGGACGTTCTCGCAGCCCCCCTCGGCAGGACGTCCGACGGCGATGAAGTCCCGAAACCTGTCGTCCTGAGAGCGGGTGTCGAAGCAGCCGCCTTGATCGTCGAGATGCGAATGCTCGGACGCGCGAATGCATGGTTCGATGACGGCGCAACCGCCTTGTTGGCGGCACTCGACGGCGGTATCGCGCTGCGTGCGAGCGGCGGCATCCGTGTCCCAATTGAACACGGTGCCATATTCGAGGAGAGGCTGAGCGCGAGGACATCACCCAAAAGTAGCACTGGAGCGACACTGCGCTTTCGCTCGCCCGTTCTCGTGCGGCACAAGCACATGCTTGTCTCCGATCCCCGGGCGATCCTGCGTGGCATCGTGCGCAGGGTCGCGAGCCTGGCGCGATGGCAGGCGATTCGGCTCAACGAAGATTGGCAAAGGCTCGAAGCAGCCATCGACGGGCTCGAAATCGACGATAACGACCTCGTCGCGTACCGCTGGGCCCGCTTCTCTCTGCGCAGTGGCAACACGCCAATTCCTGCAGCGGGTTGGCTTGGGGCGCTTCGAATTCGCGGAGACCTAGAGAGGCTGGCCCCTTACCTCATCCTCGGGGAAACGATGAACGCCGGTGCGCAGGCAAGCCTCGGTCTTGGATGGTACGAGTTGGCGCTCGTGTAGAAGACGCACGAACCATATTGCAAGCCGACATTCGGGGAGCGCTCCCGAAGACAAACCTATCCGCAATCGACGCTTGCCAAGAGTATTTGCGAAGGCCATTCTTGCGGCTCTGTCCCACCCAGCTGTCTCACCCAAACACAAGGGGCGCCCAGGGTAACCATTATTTGTCAATGACTTATGATGATAAATGAGGTTCGAGTCCTCTCCTGGGCACCATGAGATCCTAACGTGATCTCAATAGTTTGTTGATTGGGTAGGGCTTTCGGCGACCGCTCCTTACACAGCGGTCTTACACAATGGCTCTCAGAATGCCCGGTCCCGTCCGTTTCGCGAACGGCGTCTACCACCTGAATGTCCGCGTCCCGATCGACCTCGTTGCACGGCTTCGAGGGACCACGGTCACCTTGCCCGTCGACGGCCTGGACGTGACCGTTCGCACGGGCGACAAGGTCATCGTCTCGCTGCGCACGACCGAAAAACTGGAAGCCCGCAGGCGCTTCACCCCGGCCTTCGCGGCGCTTCAGGCGCACTGGAACGCGGTCCGGCTGGGACCGAAGCCGCTCACCCACAAGCAGGCCGTGGCGCTGTCCGGCGACATCTACCGCGTGATGGTCGATCGAGAGGACGAGCCGGGCGACTTCGCTGGTATCGCGCGCGCCCACGAGGAGGCCATCGAGGCCTTCCAGGCGGTCGAGGTCGACGCGCCGCTCGAGGCGTTCCCGAACGAGGATCCCGAGGGACCACCAACCGTGGGGTTCCCTGGTATGGATCCGGCCGAGCCGCTCGAGGCCCCACCCCTCTCGGCCATCAGCGCAGCCTTCTTCGCCGAGATGCAGCTACCGATGGGACCGCAATGGCTCACGTGGCGTCACGGTGGCGACCTGGCCACGCCGTTCTTCTCGATGAGCTACACGCGGGCGCTCGAGGACCTCTTCGGCGCCGACGCCGACGCGGTATGCGCGCGCCACCAACTCAACCTCGACCCCGAGAGTCGGCATCAACTGCTCAAGCAGATCGGCAACGCCACGATCGCCGGCGCCGCGCGGCTCAAGCAGTTTGCGGGCGGCGATTACTCGCCGGATCCGTTCGCGAACCAATTTCCGGAGTTCGAGAAGGACGGCCGGGTCACGGTCGCGCTGCTGTTCGACCGCTGGCAGACCGCCAACAAGGGCGTCGTTGAGGCCTCGACGATCCGGCGTTACACGCCGTCCTTGAACAGCCTGGCGGCGTTCCTGAGGGACAAGGACGTCAGGCGGATCGACCAGGACGACATCTGGGCGTGGGCCGAGCATCGCCGCGACGTCGACGGCATCGCGGCTGCCACCGTCAATCGCAACGACCTTGTCGCCGCCGCATCCGTGTTCACCTTCGCGACCACGCGAGACGGCAAGCGGCTGCGCGCAGATAACCCCGTCGCCGGCGTCCGACTCGTCGAGCCGAAAAAGAAGGTGACGCGCGAGCCTTTCTTCAAGGCGCGGGAGGTCAAGGACATCCTCACACTGTCGCGCGGCGTCCAGGTGCGCGGCGCGCACGCCCGCCAGGCCGCTTCGCGGCGCTGGGTGCCTTGGATCTGCGCCTATTCAGGCGCGCGCGTGCAGGAGCCCTGCTGGCTGCAGAAGAAGGACGTCTATCGCGACGATGACACCAGCATCTGGGTGATGCGGTTCCCGCAGACCAAAAACGGTCTCGCCCGCGTGGTCCCGCTGCACGACGAACTGATCGCGGAGGGCTTGCTCGACTACGTGCAATGCGCGGATGACGGCTATCTGTTCGTCGACGATCGGCGCCCGCGAAAAGGCACGAGCCGAACCATCCAGGAGCAGCGCGCTAGCCAGATTGCCGAATGGATCGGCGATCATGTCGATCTCGACGACGGCGTCGACCCCAATCACGGCTGGCGCCATACGTTCATCACACGCTCGACCGGCAAGATGGAGACGAGGATCCAGCACGCCATCTGCGGCCACAACCAGAAGCGTACCGTCGCCGATGGCTACTTCACGGCGACGATCGGGGAGATGAAAGCCGCCCTGGACAGATTTCCCCCCTTCAACGTGTAGGGTCCGCTGGAGCTCGATTTCCCTCCGAGCCCCAAAGGTCGTCACGCTGTGTGCGACCGGGTTAGCGCTCCCGATCGTTGCCACGACGCCTTCAGGAATGCCCTGCAGACGCCGCTAAAGATTTAGGCTACGAAGCCCAGATCTCGCTTTCCGTCTTCGAGTAGCCCCAAAGTCAAGACCGCTCCAAGATTAGCTGCTGCAGCACCTTCTGCGTCTGAATAGTTATGTTCGGTCGCAAATAGAAAGCTAATTTTATCTATATTTTGTCCTGCGATCATAGAATAGTGATAAACGATGCGTGTCAGCATAGCTGATAGCCCGGCGAGGGTTTGTCCTTCGGGATCCTTTGCAAACGCCTTGTCTGCATCGCTCTGGTTATCATAGTAAATTCGAATCAAGGTTTCCGGCTTTACGTTTAGTAGCTCGCTCATCAGCGCTCGCACTGAGACCGAGCCTGGTGCAAGACCTGGGGCATCCCTCATTGCATCAAAGTCCGGCTCGAAAAGTATTGAGGCAATTGCAACGAGTTCTACCACTGAAGAACGCGTGCCAGTCTTGCGAGGAAGATCAACCACATTCGTGTGGGCCTCGCGCAGTACCAAATCTTTCAAGCCGCGTTTTCTGCGCGGCTCACGGACAAGTGCCAGCGCGAAAATCTGAAGAAGATTGAAAGTCTTCGCGTCATATCCCATTGCACGCGCGCCAGCTTCGTTTTGTAGACGCACCTCATAATTGTCCGGGGCCCAGAGCAATCCGACTGATCGTTCGAGCATAGCGCGCATGAATTCGTGGAGGCCAGCTCTTATATTGCCGCCAGCCCCGCTTTTGGCGCCTAATGAGGCGATCGATGATGGTTCGACGTTCATCAGACTGCGCACAATAGTCTTGAGGTCGGGATTGGTATGCTTTGTCTTGTTCTTATTCATCGTCTAATTCCTTTCATGTGGGGATTTAATATTCATTCCCAAAATGTTGATGTGAATGTTATTCGTCTTGTAATCGGCCGCCCTCGCGCTCCCTAGAAAAACCCGATCTTCTTCGCATGGCTCCCTGTGCCAAGGCGTATATCCCGTGCTTTCCTGACTGCCTCTATGGCGGCGCCAAGAGTGGCGTCTCCGGTAAGCGTGCGCATCTTGCGCGCATGCGAATAATCTGAGACGCAGGTTTGCCCAATGATGCTGGTATGGTTCTTGATTCCGAGCATGCGTTGGAAAGCTATCGGCTCATTTTCACCGGGAATCGGCAGCAGTTCGGCAGTAACATCAAATCGGCGTCGGATCGCAGTATCTATGCGCTCAAAGTAGTTCGACGCGATGATAATCGGCAGCGGGTGCGCGTCAAATTCTACCAAAAGCGCATTCGTCATGCTGACGATATAGCTTGCGCTTCCTGCTTCTGATCTCGAAGAGCCGAGGCTGTCGAATTCGTCAAAAATAAGAACTGCCCCAAGCTCGCGAGCTTTCTGGAATACGAGGCGTAAGTTCCTTTCTAACTGGCCCAATTTATATGCTAATATATCCGATGCTTGTACATGTAAACACTGACATTTTAGATTACTTGCAATAGCCGTGGCGAACTTTGTCTTCCCGGTGCCAGGAATGCCAAATAGCGCGACGCGGACGCCGGCACGCCTCAGCCGATCGCCACTATCGGGATCGAGAAGGAAATCGCGCTCGCTGCACGTGATCAGTTCCCGGTAGAACGGCTCATCGTCGCCTCCTGACCGATGCGCCTGCGATGTCGCAATATGCGGCTCGAGACCGGCGACGAGACTTGCCGCGAGGGCGTTGCGCTCTGCCGCAATCTCCTGCCGTCTGGGCGCGTATCCAATCTTGCGTGCGACAATGGGTATGCGCCCAGCGACGTCGAGAATTCGGCGCGAGGCGGTGACATCGGGGAACAGCGCGACAAATTTTCCTGCCACGGCGTCCGACAGTGGCCACGAGGCGCACGCCTTCACCGCGGCAATCGAAGCGGCGCGGTCGTAGCGCAACGGCCCGACCACGCCGACGATCGGGTTGACCATTTTCGGCGCAAACCGGGCGTCCATTGCCGTCGGGATGATCGTCACGACCGGCGCCGCGGCCGCCACTGCAAGTAAGCGCTCTCCGGCGGCTGAGAAAGTGCTCAGGGACTCGACGACATCGCGTGCGTGGTCTCCCGCATCGACTATGGTGTCGTCCGTGTCATCCCGCCCTCGCGGCGGCACGACGATATTGTCGGCGACGACGAGGACAGTAGACGACTGATTAAGCACCGAGGAGAGTACGAGGGCGCTAACCGCTAGACCACGATCCGCAGCGTTCGGGTTGATCACCGAGACACCGCCGGGGAGCGCGGCTTGAGCCAGGGCAGCAGCGACGGCCATGGTCTCGTCAAGTCGATCTGCTCGACCTCTGGCGCAGCGATAAAGCAGAGGCATTGGTGCGCCGCAGGTAGCCGCCCGGGCGACAAGACTGATCCAGGCGTCGCTTTCGCCGTCGGGCCGGGGGCGAGCCAGCAGCGTTGGCTGCGCGCCAATTGTGATGCCGCGGACGACATCGACGAAGTCGGGGCTCAGCGCCACGAAGGGGCTGAGGTCGAAGCGCTGGTGGGCAGATGCAGCGGCCAGCATTTGAATTCCGAAAGAGCCCTCCATCAGCGCGTCCGCCTTTATCAGGCGCTCGGAAGCAGCCGCCTCGCCCAGCCCGAGACGGGCGGCAACGTCTGAGAGGGCGATCACCACCTCATCAAGGAGATGTGGATCGGGGATTGGGCGATCGAAGCAAAGCGCAACCGCTGTGCAGATAGCTTCGGCTGCCTCGGAGCCGAGCAGGGTGCTCAACAGCGCTTCCGCGCGACGGAATCGTGAGATATCCAGCGTGTTCATGTAGGGCTTTCGACAGGGGTGAGTTGACCGTTCGGTCGCGTCCTTCCCCACGCAAAAAAACGCGGCCCATTGGGCCGCGCCATCACTGCCGCCGACGGTCGATCGTGTCAGGGCCGCCCGCCGACGCCTGCCTGCCTCCGCCGGTGACGCGCGAGGATTCTCTCGATAGATTCGAGAAGTTTATCGCCATCGGTCCGCGGATCGAGGCCGACGACGAACTCGGTTGCTCGCGACAGGCGCGCGAGATCCTTGTAGTCGGTGTACCGTTTTGCCGATGGGTAACGGTGTTCGAGCGTCCATTCACCGAGTTCGCGACGCAACTCTGTGTCGAAGCAACGCCGCGTCATCGTTGACGGACGATCGAAAGCGATGGATCGCGTCCTGACCCGTATTCCCGGCTCGACGGCTGGTCGCGTGACGTGGATGGCTTGCGCGATCCAACGCTGATAGCCGCTCTGCGTCCGCGTGCGGCCATTCGCGTCCCGGATCGTTGCGCCGTATTGGTCGCGACCGAGGATTGCCAAGCGGGAGGAAAGGTTACACTCGGTTGTAGTCGAGATCTTGTCCACGCGCGATGCGCCGAGCTCTTTTGCGAGCGCAGATAGACCTGCGCAAGACACCCAAATTACGCTGATAATGTCATTACCAAGCGCTGTTTCGATGTCTGGGTCACTGTTTTGATCATTGAGATTTCGAAGATCTTCCAAAATGTTGACGGCTCGATCGATCAGAGTCGCAATATCTTCTGTTTTCTGCATAGTTTTTCTCTGAGATTGGGAGGGGAATATTTTGGAATATTCCGAATATAAAATACCGATGTTTCTTATCACACTTCGATGTTGACGATAATAAATCTTTCTATATCAAACAAATGAATGCGCTGGTGCTTAGGCTTGCGCAACCTTGAGCCGAGCCGGAGCAAGGTGCTGAAGGTTGACCTTAACTGGTGCCTGCCATTGTCGCTGGATGGCCTCTCCACCGCGGCGCCCCATCAAGCGAAGGACTAATGCGCCTCGCGATGTTGTTGCGGATCGCGCTATCGTCGCCAAAAGGGTCGACCGGCACCAGGCCGGCCTCTTTGACGAACCGCTCCCGAAGTGGATCCGGCCCTGCCTGCCGACGTTGGTCGAAAAGCCGCCCGCCGGGCCTCAGTGGGTCCATGAAATAAAGTGGGATGGCTACCGCGTCTCCGCTTACGTCGCCGGCGGCCACACCACCATCCGCACCCGCAACGGACACGACTGGACGACGCGCTTCCCGACGATCGCCGCGGCCGCGGCGCGCCTCAAGGTACGCTCGGCGGTCATCGACGGCGAAGCGGTCATCCTGGATGATCGCGGCCGATCCTCCTTTGCCGAGCTCCAGACCGACCTCGATCGACACGGGTCCGGTCGCGCCGTGCTCTACGCCTTCGACTTGCTTTTCCTCGACGGCGAGCCGCTGTGGAAGAAACCACTTGAGGAGCGACGGCTCGCGCTCGGCGGGATCATCCCGAAGCGCTCGGCGATCCTGCTCAGCGAGGACTTCGCCGGATCTGGCGCGGATCTGTTCAAGATTGCCTGCGAGAACGAACTCGAGGGCATCGTGTCGAAGCGACTGGACCGCGGCTATCATCCCGGCCGCTCTAGGGACTGGCTTAAGACGAAATGCATCCAGTCCGACACCTTCGTCATCATCGGCTTCCAACCAGGGTCGGGCGCCGTGCGTGC
This Beijerinckiaceae bacterium RH AL1 DNA region includes the following protein-coding sequences:
- a CDS encoding transposase (ID:RHAL1_00283;~source:Prodigal:2.6), giving the protein MPASCRIASLIPSGLIVESETRGDDEICLVVRAAAGMVVCPLCASPSRRIHSRYMRRVSDLPCSGRSVRLHIVTRRFCCEASDCPRRIFAERFDEAVLPVRSRRTARLEGLVHHLGLALGGRPAASFAKRLMLPVSNDTLLRVVRRRARSGVGALNVIGIDDWAFRRNHRYGTIVCDLERRRVVALLPDRERATIEAWLGDHPEIQIVSRDRGGGYGEAAAKALPRALQVADRWHLFENASAAFLDAVRKSMRAIRTAIGATTINPDLLTCAEKLQYEGYLRREETNADIMALVRDGMAIKQIVRQTGHSRGLVRQVIRGQRTDVFRVRQSSLDAHLPWLDAQWESGCRKGAELWRRMRDRGYRGSERVVREWATRRRRAETASDQHLRKVPSARTIARLLTMARNHLSKAESVTVAAIEAGVIALTEARTLVERFHSMIRMKVEADLDAWLTEAGTSLLASFAAGITKGKAAVRAAIVEPWSNGQTEGQINKLKMIKRQMYGRAKIDLLEARLIGAV
- a CDS encoding protein of unknown function (ID:RHAL1_00284;~source:Prodigal:2.6) encodes the protein MKPPPERTADPHGEFWVIFQSGGQLAFYPQALDLPKLRELMDRAVERLSIGSQC
- a CDS encoding Phage integrase family protein (ID:RHAL1_00285;~source:Prodigal:2.6) gives rise to the protein MPGPVRFANGVYHLNVRVPIDLVARLRGTTVTLPVDGLDVTVRTGDKVIVSLRTTEKLEARRRFTPAFAALQAHWNAVRLGPKPLTHKQAVALSGDIYRVMVDREDEPGDFAGIARAHEEAIEAFQAVEVDAPLEAFPNEDPEGPPTVGFPGMDPAEPLEAPPLSAISAAFFAEMQLPMGPQWLTWRHGGDLATPFFSMSYTRALEDLFGADADAVCARHQLNLDPESRHQLLKQIGNATIAGAARLKQFAGGDYSPDPFANQFPEFEKDGRVTVALLFDRWQTANKGVVEASTIRRYTPSLNSLAAFLRDKDVRRIDQDDIWAWAEHRRDVDGIAAATVNRNDLVAAASVFTFATTRDGKRLRADNPVAGVRLVEPKKKVTREPFFKAREVKDILTLSRGVQVRGAHARQAASRRWVPWICAYSGARVQEPCWLQKKDVYRDDDTSIWVMRFPQTKNGLARVVPLHDELIAEGLLDYVQCADDGYLFVDDRRPRKGTSRTIQEQRASQIAEWIGDHVDLDDGVDPNHGWRHTFITRSTGKMETRIQHAICGHNQKRTVADGYFTATIGEMKAALDRFPPFNV
- a CDS encoding protein of unknown function (ID:RHAL1_00286;~source:Prodigal:2.6), producing the protein MNKNKTKHTNPDLKTIVRSLMNVEPSSIASLGAKSGAGGNIRAGLHEFMRAMLERSVGLLWAPDNYEVRLQNEAGARAMGYDAKTFNLLQIFALALVREPRRKRGLKDLVLREAHTNVVDLPRKTGTRSSVVELVAIASILFEPDFDAMRDAPGLAPGSVSVRALMSELLNVKPETLIRIYYDNQSDADKAFAKDPEGQTLAGLSAMLTRIVYHYSMIAGQNIDKISFLFATEHNYSDAEGAAAANLGAVLTLGLLEDGKRDLGFVA
- a CDS encoding protein of unknown function (ID:RHAL1_00287;~source:Prodigal:2.6), which gives rise to MEGSFGIQMLAAASAHQRFDLSPFVALSPDFVDVVRGITIGAQPTLLARPRPDGESDAWISLVARAATCGAPMPLLYRCARGRADRLDETMAVAAALAQAALPGGVSVINPNAADRGLAVSALVLSSVLNQSSTVLVVADNIVVPPRGRDDTDDTIVDAGDHARDVVESLSTFSAAGERLLAVAAAAPVVTIIPTAMDARFAPKMVNPIVGVVGPLRYDRAASIAAVKACASWPLSDAVAGKFVALFPDVTASRRILDVAGRIPIVARKIGYAPRRQEIAAERNALAASLVAGLEPHIATSQAHRSGGDDEPFYRELITCSERDFLLDPDSGDRLRRAGVRVALFGIPGTGKTKFATAIASNLKCQCLHVQASDILAYKLGQLERNLRLVFQKARELGAVLIFDEFDSLGSSRSEAGSASYIVSMTNALLVEFDAHPLPIIIASNYFERIDTAIRRRFDVTAELLPIPGENEPIAFQRMLGIKNHTSIIGQTCVSDYSHARKMRTLTGDATLGAAIEAVRKARDIRLGTGSHAKKIGFF
- a CDS encoding DNA polymerase LigD, ligase domain protein (ID:RHAL1_00288;~source:Prodigal:2.6), producing the protein MASPPRRPIKRRTNAPRDVVADRAIVAKRVDRHQAGLFDEPLPKWIRPCLPTLVEKPPAGPQWVHEIKWDGYRVSAYVAGGHTTIRTRNGHDWTTRFPTIAAAAARLKVRSAVIDGEAVILDDRGRSSFAELQTDLDRHGSGRAVLYAFDLLFLDGEPLWKKPLEERRLALGGIIPKRSAILLSEDFAGSGADLFKIACENELEGIVSKRLDRGYHPGRSRDWLKTKCIQSDTFVIIGFQPGSGAVRAPLANIKIARSDGARLRYAGAVGTGFSERVAAALRERFDRIQTERCPVAGLKVSGAVWVSPDLRALVAYRGITTAGELRHASFKGLEE